Proteins encoded together in one Entelurus aequoreus isolate RoL-2023_Sb linkage group LG20, RoL_Eaeq_v1.1, whole genome shotgun sequence window:
- the LOC133636188 gene encoding RIIa domain-containing protein 1-like → MEAESESGTLDDGVLSAEQREKLRLFKIQTRIDNEKYLMAHPEVEILVGDFLRDVLLKRPTDICAFAADHFTNPDLHMVINAKMETIKTD, encoded by the exons ATGGAGGCTGAAAGCGAGTCGGGAACACTCGACGACGGCGTTCTGAGCGCCGAACAGCGGGAGAAACTGCGCTTgttcaaa ATCCAGACGAGGATCGACAACGAGAAGTACCTTATGGCGCATCCTGAGGTGGAGATCTTGGTTGGAGATTTTCTCAg GGATGTCCTTCTTAAAAGGCCCACTGATATTTGTGCTTTTGCTGCAG ATCATTTCACGAACCCAGACCTTCACATGGTTATTAATGCTAAAATGGAGACCATAAAAACGGACTGA